Genomic window (Streptomyces sp. NBC_01431):
GAGGCGGCGACGCTCGTCCTGAACGTGCGCAACGGCACCTCACTGCGCACCCTCGACGAGCGAGCCGTCATCGAGATCCCGTGCCGGGTGGATGCCGCGGGCCCGCGCCCGCTGCCCGTCTCGCAGCTGACGGACCATGAGGCGGGCCTGGTCAGCGCGGTGAAGGCGGTCGAGCGGTGTGTTCTGGAGGCGGCCGCGAGCGGGTCGGCGCGGACGGCGGTGAAGGCCTTCGCCCTGCACCCGCTGGTCGACTCCGTCCAGGTGGCCCGAAGGCTCCTGGACGGCTACCGGAGCGTGCACCCCGGGCTCGGATACCTCAGGAACGACTAGCCGCGGGCAGCCACCGCATACGCCTAGGTGCGCGTATGCCGCAGCCGGGCCGAGACCCAGCGGGCCCGGCGCCGCAGGATGCGCGGAATGCCCACCTCCTGGGATTCCGGGGAGGGGTGTTGCAGCCCCTGCCCCTGCGGGCCGCCCCTCTCGTACGAGACCGGCCCTGCGGCCGTTCGGCGGTTGCGTGCTGCGTCACCGTAGTCGTGCGTCCAGCCCATACCTCGACGTGTGCCCGGGGCCCATGGTCGGTAACCGCCTCGGCGGCGGCCAATTGGCCTATGCGCCAGGCATTTGGCTGTTCGTAGGACAAGAGTTCCCGCGGCGTCACCGGAACTCAGCGGTCCGGTTCCGGATCCTTCAGCCAGTTGATCAGTTCGGCCGAGAACGCGACCGGGTCCTCCTCGTGCGGGAAGTGCCCCAGACCGTCGAACAGCCGCCAGCGGTAGGGCGCTTCGACGTATTCGCCGGAGCCCGCAGCGCTGCGGGTCCGCATCACCGGGTCGAGCGAGCCGTGCAGATGCAGCGTCGGAACCCGCACGGGGCGCTTCATCCGCCGGTTGAACTGGATGCCGTCGGGTCGCGCCATCGACCGGACCATCCACCGGTACGGCTCGATCGAGCAGTGCGCGGTGGAGGGGATGCACATGGCGCGCCGGTAGGTCTCCACGGCCTCGTCCTCGGGCTGGCGCGGGCCCGACCAGTCCCGTACGAGTCGGCCGACCAACGCACCGTCGTCCGCGACCAGTTGACGCTCCGGCAGCCACGGCCGCTGGAACCCCCAGACGTAGGAGCCGGCCGTGGTCTGCTTCATGTCGGCGAGCATCGCCGAGCGCCAGCGCCGGGGGTGCGGCATCGAGGACACCACGAGCCGGCGCACCAGCTTGGGGCGCATCACGGCCGCCGTCCACGCCAGGTAGCCGCCCAGGTCGTGTCCGACGAGGGCCGCGTCGGGCTCGCCGAGCGAGCGGATGACCCCGGTGATGTCGAGCGCGAGGTTGGCCGGGTCGTAGCCGCGCGGGGTGCGGTCGCTGCCGCCCACACCGCGCAGGTCCATCGCCACCGCCCGGAACCCGGCGTCGGCCAGCGCGGTCAGCTGATGGCGCCAGGTCCACCAGAACTGCGGGAAGCCGTGCAGGAGCAACACCAGTGGCCCGTCGCCGAGTTCGGCGATGTGGAAGCGCGCACCATTGGCCGCCACGTCCCTGTGGGTCCAGGGACCATCGATGCGGACGGGGCTGCCGGTGCCGCCAGGGCTTCCGGTACCGGGCTCGGGTTCGGTCATGCAGACGAGCGTGCCACAGCGGGGGAGGCCTCGGTGACCGTGCCCTGGAGGGTGGCCGGGCGCGGATGCGGCTTGACTCCCTGGAGGGTGGCGGCCGTCGCCTTCGCCGACGCGATCGACTTCTCCGGCGGCTTGACCTTCTTGAACTTGGCCACGGCGAGCAGCCCGAGCACCGCCGCGAGCAGCAGGAACGCCCCGCCGACGATCAGGAACGACCAGGCGAGCCCGAGCCCCAGATTGTGGATCCCGTACGCCGCCGCGAAGCTCAGCACCGGCAGCGAGAACAGCACGAACACGCCGGCCGTACTGATGGCGAGGCCACCGGTCGCCCCGCGCTTGACGTCCTGCCGCAGTTCGGCCTTGGCCAGCGCGATCTCGTCGTGCACCAGGGCGGACATCTCGGCGGTCGCGGCGGCGACCAGCTGGCCGAGGCTGCGTTCGGCGCTGCCGGCGTTGTGGCTGGGGTCGCTCATCGCTGATTCCCTCTTCTCATCTCGGTTACCGACGGGTCGGACGGGCCCTGCGGATCCCGCAGGGCCGTGATCAGATCATGTCGCACTGTCGCCGTCATCGCGCCCCGCCCCCGCGAGTTGGGCCAGCCTGCGGTGCTCGGCCGCCTTGTTCTCGTAGATCGCCGCCATCCGCAGGTGGTACTCCGGCTTGTCCATTTCGTACACATCGGGGATGCCGTCCTGGTCGTCGTCGCGCTCCTCGTCCTCGACGAGCGCCTTGTAGGTGCGCACCCGCAGTTTGAGCAGGACCGAGGACAGCACGGCCGCGATCAGCGAGCCCATCAGGACGGCCGCCTTGATTTCGTCGGTCAGCTTGTCCTGGCCGCCGAAGGCGAGTTCGCCGATGAGCAGCGAGACGGTGAAGCCGATGCCGGCCAGCGAGGCGACGGCGAAGACGTCGGGCCAGGCCAGGTCATCGTTGAGCTCGGCCTTGGTGAAGCGGGCCGCGAGCCAGGTGCCGCCGAAGATGCCGACTGCCTTGCCGACGACCAGGCCGAGCACCACGCCGAGCGTCTCGGGCCGGGTGAAGACGTCGGCGATCGCGCCGCCCCTGATGGAGACGCCGGCCGAGAAGAGTGCGAACAGCGGCACCGCGAGGCCGGCCGAGACCGGGCGCACCAAGTGCTCGATGTGCTCGCCGGGGGAGTGTTCCTCGCCGTCGATGCGGTGGCAGCGGAGCATCAGGCCCATCGCGACACCGGCGATGGTGGCGTGTACGCCGCTGTTGTACATCAGCCCCCAGATGACGAGGGCGAGCGGGACGTAGACGTACCAGCCCCGCACGCCCTTCCTGAGCAGCAGCCAGAAGACGGCGAGCCCGAGGACGGCCCCGCCGAGGGCGGCGAAGTTGATGCTGCTGGTGAAGAAGACGGCGATGATCAGGATCGCGAAGAGGTCGTCGACGACGGCGAGGGTGAGCAGGAAGGCGCGGAGCGCGGAGGGCAGCGAGGTGCCGATGACCGCGAGGACGGCGAGCGCGAAGGCGATGTCCGTGGCGGTCGGTACGGCCCAGCCGCCGAGGGAGCCGTTGCCGACGACGTTCACCAGCGTGTAGACGAGCGCGGGCACGGCCATGCCGCACACGGCCGCGATCACCGGCAGGGCGGCAGCCTTGGGGTCGCGCAGTTCGCCGGCGACGAGTTCGCGTTTGAGCTCGATGCCGGCCACGAAGAAGAAGATCGCGAGCAGCCCGTCGGCCGCCCAGTGCTCCACGGAGAGGTCGAGACCCAGGGAGCCGATGCCCAGATGGAAGTCGCGTACCGATTCGTACCCGGAGCTGAAGGTGTTGGCCCAGATCAGGGCGATGATCGCGGCCACGAGCAGCAGGACGCCGCCGACGGTCTCGGCGCGCAGCGCCTCCGCGACGAAGTTGCGCTCGGGGAGCGAGAGGCGTCCGAGGAACTTGCGCTTGCTGGGGGTGGGTATGGCCACGGGGGCGACCTCCGGTCGGTTCGGCGGGCATGACTCAGCACGTTGCCGACCAGACTTCCCGGCGCACCTGACTTTCTTGTCGCATCGTTGACGCTTTCCTTACTTTACCTAACTTTACGAAACGGTGCATACGCCGGGGTGGATCCGGTGATCATCACTTTAGGGGTAGAGCGGACATAAGGCGCGCGAAAAGGGGCCCGGCGGAAGGCGCGCGAATGGGGCCCGGCCGCAACCCCGGCCGGGCCCCTTCGGCGGCGTACCTCCGCTGCTCAGTCCTCGCTGGCGGCGCTCGGCAGCTGGGTCTGGATCAGGGCCATCACCGAGGAGTCGGTCAGGGTCGTGACGTCTCCCAGCTCACGGTTCTCGGCGACATCGCGAAGGAGGCGCCGCATGATCTTGCCCGAGCGGGTCTTGGGCAGCTCCGCCACCGGCAGCACCCGCTTCGGCTTGGCGATCGGGCCGAGCGCCGAGCCCACGTGGGCTCGCAGCTCCTCCACCAGGCCGTCGGACTCGGCGGCGCTGCCGCGCAGGATCACGAAGGCGACGATGGCCTGCCCGGTCGTCTCGTCGGCCGCACCGACCACGGCGGCCTCGGCCACCGAGGGGTGCGAGACGAGCGCGGACTCGACCTCCGTGGTGGAGATGTTGTGGCCGGACACCAGCATCACGTCGTCGACGCGGCCGAGCAGCCAGATGTCGCCGTCGTCGTCCTTCTTGGCGCCGTCACCGGCGAAGTACTTGCCTTCGAAGCGCGACCAGTAGGTGTCGATGAACCGCTGGTCGTCGCCCCAGATGGTGCGCAGCATGGACGGCCACGGCTCGGTCAGGACCAGGTAGCCGCCCCCGCCGTTGGGAACCTCGTGCGCCTCGTCGTCCACCACGGTGGCGGAGATTCCGGGCAGCGCGCGCTGGGCGGAACCCGGCTTGGTCTCGGTGGCGCCGGGCAGCGGCGAGATCATCATCGCGCCGGTCTCGGTCTGCCACCAGGTGTCCACGATGGGGCACTTGTCGGCGCCGATGTGCTTGCGGTACCACATCCACGCCTCGGGGTTGATCGGCTCGCCGACCGAACCCAGGATCCGCAGACTGCTCAGGTCGAACTTGGCGGGGATGTCGTCGCCCCACTTCATGAACGTACGGATCGCGGTCGGCGCGGTGTAGAGGATGGTCACGCCGTACTTCTGCACGATCTCCCAGAACCGCCCCTGGTGCGGGGTGTCCGGGGTGCCCTCGTACATGACCTGGGTCGCGCCGTTGGCGAGCGGCCCGTAGACGATGTACGAGTGCCCGGTGACCCAGCCGATGTCGGCGGTGCACCAGTAGACGTCGCTCTCCGGCTTCAGGTCGAACACCGCGTTGTGGGTGTACGCGGCCTGGGTGAGGTAGCCGCCCGAGGTGTGCAGGATGCCCTTCGGCTTACCCGTCGTACCCGAGGTGTAGAGGATGAACAGCGGGTGCTCGGCGTCGAAGGCGGTGGGCGTGTGCTCCGCCGACTGGCGGGCGACGATGTCGTGCCACCACACGTCGCGGCCCTCGGTGAACGCCGTGTCCTGGCCCGTGCGGCGGACCACCAGGACGTGCTCGACCTGGGGGCACTTGGCGACGGCATCGTCGATCGCGGGCTTCAGGGCGGACGGCTTGCCGCGCCGGTAGCCGCCGTCGGCGGTGATGACGAGCTTGGCGTCGGCGTCCTGGATGCGGGAGGCGACGGCGTCGGCCGAGAAGCCACCGAAGACCACGGAGTGCGCGGCGCCGATGCGCGCGCAGGCGAGCATCGCGACGGCCGCCTCGGGGATCATCGGCAGATAGACCGCGACCCGGTCGCCGGCCTGGACGCCCAGCTCGATAAGGGCGTTGGTGGCCCTTGACACCTCGTCCTTGAGCTCGGCATAGGTGAGGGAGCGGCTGTCGCCGGGCTCGCCCTCGAAGTGGATGGCGACCCGGTCGCCGTTTCCGGCCTCGACATGGCGGTCGACGCAGTTGTACGCGACGTTCAGCCTGCCGTCGGCGAACCACTTCGCGAAGGGCGGGTTGGACCAGTCGAGGGTCTCGGTCGGCTCGGTGTCCCAGGTCAGGCGCCGGGCCTGCTCGGCCCAGAAGCCCAGCCTGTCCGCCTCGGCCCGCTCGTACGCCTCCGCCGTCACGTTGGCGTTCGCGGCCAGCTCGGCGGGCGGCGCGAACCGCCGCTCCTCCTTGAGCAGGTTGGCCAGGCTTTCGTTACTCACGACATCTCCCTTTCCCAGGGCGTCCTATGTGCCTATGTGTCCCAGGCCATAGCTCATCAGGCCGACGGCCGGGTGACAAGAGTCTCCAGGAAATTGGTTTAGACCTGTAGAGGGTCCTGGTCACCGGCGTGGCGCACGTATGGCCTCCCCCGTCACGGGGAGGCCATACGTTCTCACGGGCACGAAAAGGGACAGGTTCGGACGGTCGCTTTCGGACAGGTGGTCCGCGGGCGGGTGGTCTGCGGGCGGCCGCAGGGTCAGGCGGGTGACTCCTCCAGGGCGGCGGGGCCGACCCCCTCGAAGACCTCCGAGGCGTCATCCGCGACGAGCAAGTAGGCCTGCGCCTCGCCGACATGGAAGTACATGCCGTGCAGTGAGAGGGTGCCCGCGGCGAGGGCACGCGCCACCGAGTCGTGCCGCCGCAGATGATCCAGCTGCTGGACGACATTGGTCAGACAGAGCTGCTCCACCGCGTCCGCGGGCAGCCGCCCGGCGATCCGCGCCCAGGAATGCCGCCGGTTCGCCATCCGCTCCATGCTCGGCATCCCGTGCCGCAGCCACCGCCGCAGTGGTGTCATCGGCGCGCCGGGGCTGCTGTTGAGCAGTGCCTGCATCGCACCGCAGCCCGAGTGCCCGCAGACGGTGATCGACTCGACCTGGAGCACGTCCACCGCGTACTCGATCGCCGCCGCCACCGAGTCGTCGGTGCTCTCGGTGCCCGGCGGGGGCACCAGGTTGCCGATGTTGCGCACGGTGAACAGGTCGCCCGGCCCACTGGAGGTGATCATGCTGGTGACCAGGCGGGAGTCCGAGCAGGTGATGAAGAGCTGCTGGGGACGCTGGCCCTCGCGGGCGAGCCGGGCCAGTTCGTCCCGTACCAGGGGCGCGGTGTTGCGCTGGAACGAGCTGAGCCCGCTGGTCAGTTGGTGTCCCAGGGTGCGCTGCGGCGGCTGCTCGTGGCAGTGGTGGTTGCGCCACGGCGTCCAGGGGCGGCAGCAGGTGTGCGCGGCGGAGGCGGGATCGGCGGTCCCCGGCCGGGCGGCGGGTTTCGCCGGGGCGGACCCGGCCCCCGCCCGCCCGGCGATCCGCACCCGGCCACCGCGTGCGGTGTGCCCGTCCTGCCAGCTCTGAAGCGCCTCGAAGGCGGCATGGTCCATGAACGACCCGTCCAACTCGACCACAGTGTCGGCTCCTTGGGGGATGTGTGCGAGCGCCCGGGTCAGCCGGGGCACGGCGAGGAACGTCAACTGGCCGCGCACCCGCAGCACATACCTGCCCTCGGCCTCCTCGTGCGCGATGATGCGGGTCCGGGCGAGCCGGTGCAGCGCAACGACCACGGCCACCGCGATCCCGATGACCACGCCCTGGAGCACGCCGAGGACGAGCACTCCTGCGACGGTCGCCACGTAAACCAGGAATTCGCGGTGCTTGTGGACGTTGCGGATGTGGGCGAAGTTCACCATCTGGATGCCGACCATCATGACGAGCGCGGCCAGCGCGGCCAGCGGGATCCACTCCAGTACGGAGACGAGCAGCCCGGCCGCGAGCAGCACCCACACCCCGTGCAGCACGGTGGAGGCCCGACTGGTTGCGCCCGCACGGACGTTGGCGCTCCCGCGCACCGCGCCGCCGGAGACGGGCATGCCGCCGAGCAGCCCGGAGACGGCGTTGGCGAT
Coding sequences:
- the acs gene encoding acetate--CoA ligase — translated: MSNESLANLLKEERRFAPPAELAANANVTAEAYERAEADRLGFWAEQARRLTWDTEPTETLDWSNPPFAKWFADGRLNVAYNCVDRHVEAGNGDRVAIHFEGEPGDSRSLTYAELKDEVSRATNALIELGVQAGDRVAVYLPMIPEAAVAMLACARIGAAHSVVFGGFSADAVASRIQDADAKLVITADGGYRRGKPSALKPAIDDAVAKCPQVEHVLVVRRTGQDTAFTEGRDVWWHDIVARQSAEHTPTAFDAEHPLFILYTSGTTGKPKGILHTSGGYLTQAAYTHNAVFDLKPESDVYWCTADIGWVTGHSYIVYGPLANGATQVMYEGTPDTPHQGRFWEIVQKYGVTILYTAPTAIRTFMKWGDDIPAKFDLSSLRILGSVGEPINPEAWMWYRKHIGADKCPIVDTWWQTETGAMMISPLPGATETKPGSAQRALPGISATVVDDEAHEVPNGGGGYLVLTEPWPSMLRTIWGDDQRFIDTYWSRFEGKYFAGDGAKKDDDGDIWLLGRVDDVMLVSGHNISTTEVESALVSHPSVAEAAVVGAADETTGQAIVAFVILRGSAAESDGLVEELRAHVGSALGPIAKPKRVLPVAELPKTRSGKIMRRLLRDVAENRELGDVTTLTDSSVMALIQTQLPSAASED
- the nhaA gene encoding Na+/H+ antiporter NhaA; amino-acid sequence: MAIPTPSKRKFLGRLSLPERNFVAEALRAETVGGVLLLVAAIIALIWANTFSSGYESVRDFHLGIGSLGLDLSVEHWAADGLLAIFFFVAGIELKRELVAGELRDPKAAALPVIAAVCGMAVPALVYTLVNVVGNGSLGGWAVPTATDIAFALAVLAVIGTSLPSALRAFLLTLAVVDDLFAILIIAVFFTSSINFAALGGAVLGLAVFWLLLRKGVRGWYVYVPLALVIWGLMYNSGVHATIAGVAMGLMLRCHRIDGEEHSPGEHIEHLVRPVSAGLAVPLFALFSAGVSIRGGAIADVFTRPETLGVVLGLVVGKAVGIFGGTWLAARFTKAELNDDLAWPDVFAVASLAGIGFTVSLLIGELAFGGQDKLTDEIKAAVLMGSLIAAVLSSVLLKLRVRTYKALVEDEERDDDQDGIPDVYEMDKPEYHLRMAAIYENKAAEHRRLAQLAGAGRDDGDSAT
- a CDS encoding alpha/beta fold hydrolase; translation: MTEPEPGTGSPGGTGSPVRIDGPWTHRDVAANGARFHIAELGDGPLVLLLHGFPQFWWTWRHQLTALADAGFRAVAMDLRGVGGSDRTPRGYDPANLALDITGVIRSLGEPDAALVGHDLGGYLAWTAAVMRPKLVRRLVVSSMPHPRRWRSAMLADMKQTTAGSYVWGFQRPWLPERQLVADDGALVGRLVRDWSGPRQPEDEAVETYRRAMCIPSTAHCSIEPYRWMVRSMARPDGIQFNRRMKRPVRVPTLHLHGSLDPVMRTRSAAGSGEYVEAPYRWRLFDGLGHFPHEEDPVAFSAELINWLKDPEPDR
- a CDS encoding phage holin family protein encodes the protein MSDPSHNAGSAERSLGQLVAAATAEMSALVHDEIALAKAELRQDVKRGATGGLAISTAGVFVLFSLPVLSFAAAYGIHNLGLGLAWSFLIVGGAFLLLAAVLGLLAVAKFKKVKPPEKSIASAKATAATLQGVKPHPRPATLQGTVTEASPAVARSSA
- a CDS encoding bifunctional SulP family inorganic anion transporter/carbonic anhydrase produces the protein MPACVPSRTQPPAHPPRFRRPHRPPPSGAGPRRRRFTIPGADLSASITVFLLAVPMSLGLAVAIDAPLEASLIAAGIGGIVAGLLGGSPLLVSGPSAGLTVVSAELIQTYGWRTTCAITVGAGLLQVALGSLKTARSALAVSPAIVHGTLAGIGAAIALAQLHIVLGGSPQSAAIDNALALPGQLTRVGPAAPLVGALTIAVLLLWPRIPGRTGRALRRIPAALACVVVATGVAAPTAPHIARVELPSWDAHVLPELPHGPVLQLATAVLTVTLVASLESLLSAVAVDRLGAERPGGAHPPRADLDRELRGQGIANAVSGLLGGMPVSGGAVRGSANVRAGATSRASTVLHGVWVLLAAGLLVSVLEWIPLAALAALVMMVGIQMVNFAHIRNVHKHREFLVYVATVAGVLVLGVLQGVVIGIAVAVVVALHRLARTRIIAHEEAEGRYVLRVRGQLTFLAVPRLTRALAHIPQGADTVVELDGSFMDHAAFEALQSWQDGHTARGGRVRIAGRAGAGSAPAKPAARPGTADPASAAHTCCRPWTPWRNHHCHEQPPQRTLGHQLTSGLSSFQRNTAPLVRDELARLAREGQRPQQLFITCSDSRLVTSMITSSGPGDLFTVRNIGNLVPPPGTESTDDSVAAAIEYAVDVLQVESITVCGHSGCGAMQALLNSSPGAPMTPLRRWLRHGMPSMERMANRRHSWARIAGRLPADAVEQLCLTNVVQQLDHLRRHDSVARALAAGTLSLHGMYFHVGEAQAYLLVADDASEVFEGVGPAALEESPA